In Carya illinoinensis cultivar Pawnee chromosome 7, C.illinoinensisPawnee_v1, whole genome shotgun sequence, the following are encoded in one genomic region:
- the LOC122315661 gene encoding vesicle-associated membrane protein 711-like, with product MAILYAVVARGSVLLAEFSATSTNASAIARQILEKIPGNTDTHVSYSQDRYIFHVKRTDGLTVLCMADENAGRRIPFAFLEDIHQRFVRTYGRAVHSAHAYGMNDEFSRVLSQQMEYYSNDPNADRINRLKGEMSQVRNVMIENIDKVLERGDRLELLVDKTANMQGNTFRFRKQARRFKSTVWWRNVKLTAALVLLLLVIVYVVLAFVCHGLTLPSCL from the exons ATGGCAATCCTCTACGCTGTGGTGGCACGGGGATCGGTGCTTCTGGCCGAGTTCAGTGCCACCTCGACCAACGCGAGCGCCATCGCGCGGCAGATTCTCGAGAAGATACCCGGGAACACCGACACCCACGTCTCCTATTCTCAGGACCGTTACATCTTCCACGTCAAGCGCACCGACGGCCTCACCGTCCTCTGTATGGCCGACGAGAACGCCGGAA GGAGAATCCCATTTGCGTTTCTCGAAGACATTCATCAGAGATTTGTGAGGACTTACGGGCGTGCAGTTCATTCTGCCCATGCTTATGGCATGAATGATGAATTCTCAAGGGTTTTGAGCCAGCAAATGGAATACTACTCGAACGACCCAAATGCTGATAGGATAAATCGACTAAAAGGTGAAATGAGTCAG GTGCGAAACGTCATGATAGAGAATATTGACAAAGTTCTCGAGAGAGGCGACCGTCTGGAATTGCTGGTTGACAAAACTGCAAACATGCAAGGAAACACCTTCCGCTTCAGAAAGCAAGCTCGTCGTTTTAAAAGCACGGTGTGGTGGAGAAACGTCAAGCTCAC CGCTGCACTGGTACTCTTGCTGCTGGTGATTGTTTATGTTGTACTGGCTTTCGTCTGCCATGGTCTCACCCTTCCTTCCTGCCTTTAG
- the LOC122315660 gene encoding protein FAR1-RELATED SEQUENCE 6-like, with protein sequence MEEVCLNSEPVFDEGDEYDVEGDCTVVERDDETEETQLRKGPPSPTVGLEFDSFDEAYDFYNIYAKEQGFGIRVSNSWFRSKRKERYRAKLSCSSAGFKKKSEANNPRPETRTGCPAMIVIKLVDSKRWRIVEVELGHNHQVSPQIKRFYKSHKRMILAAKKAQPPPEPVAEIHTIKLYRTAVINTGHNEYPNFSEIEGINPVDNSKHLELKEGDAHAVYNYFCRMKLTNPNFFYLFDLDDDGRLRNIFWADARSRASYGYFCDTVAIDTTCLANKYEIPLLSFVTVNHHGQSVLLGCGFLGHESVEYFVWILRAWLKCMLGRPPQVIVTDLCKPLQSAVSEVFPNARHCYCMWYIMQRVPEKLGGLKGFEAIKRQLNKAVYDSLKIAEFETSWADMIKWHKLGDNKWLQALYEDRELWVPVYLKDIFFAGMVPIRENESLIAFFEGYVHKHTSFKEFVDKYDLALHRKHLKEAMADTESRNSSFELKTRCNFEVQLSKVYTKEIFKRFQSEVEGMYSCFNTKQVNVNGPIITYIVKERVEVEGNEREVRYYEVLYETTQVDIRCICSLFNYKGYLCRHALNVLNYNGVEEIPSRYILPRWSKDFRCRYRLDHNSSNIDVYDPVEWHNHLHKLALSIVGEGAQSHEHYKIALQELEGLLNKFNAVENDFV encoded by the coding sequence ATGGAGGAAGTTTGTCTAAATAGTGAGCCGGTATTCGATGAAGGTGATGAGTATGATGTTGAAGGGGACTGCACTGTGGTGGAACGTGATGATGAAACTGAGGAAACACAATTAAGAAAGGGACCCCCTTCACCAACTGTGGGTTTGGAGTTCGATTCTTTTGATGAAGCTTatgatttttacaatatttatgcTAAAGAACAGGGTTTTGGCATCAGAGTGAGCAATTCATGGTTTAGATCTAAGAGAAAAGAGCGATATAGGGCAAAACTTAGCTGCAGTAGTGCCGGTTTCAAGAAAAAGAGTGAAGCAAACAATCCAAGACCAGAAACAAGAACTGGCTGTCCTGCAATGATAGTCATCAAGCTGGTGGACTCCAAGAGGTGGAGGATAGTTGAAGTTGAGCTTGGGCACAACCATCAGGTCAGTCCACAAATCAAACGATTTTATAAGTCTCATAAAAGGATGATTCTTGCAGCCAAAAAAGCACAACCACCACCTGAGCCTGTTGCAGAAATACACACCATTAAGCTGTATCGAACAGCTGTTATAAATACTGGCCATAATGAATACCCGAATTTCAGTGAAATTGAAGGTATCAATCCTGTTGATAACTCAAAACATTTGGAACTTAAAGAAGGAGATGCTCATGCAGTTTATAACTACTTTTGTCGCATGAAGCTGACAAATCCTAACTTCTTTTACTTGTTTGATCTTGATGATGATGGGCGCCTAAGGAATATATTTTGGGCTGATGCCAGGTCTAGGGCTTCATATGGTTATTTTTGTGACACAGTTGCAATAGACACAACATGCTTGGCAAACAAATATGAGATCCCTCTGCTATCGTTTGTCACTGTGAACCACCATGGGCAGTCCGTGTTGTTAGGCTGTGGCTTCCTAGGACACGAGTCTGTAGagtattttgtttggattttaagAGCATGGCTTAAATGCATGCTTGGACGCCCTCCACAAGTGATTGTTACTGATCTGTGTAAACCCTTGCAAAGTGCAGTCTCTGAGGTTTTCCCAAATGCTCGCCACTGCTATTGTATGTGGTATATCATGCAAAGAGTTCCAGAGAAGTTGGGAGGATTGAAGGGATTTGAAGCAATCAAAAGACAACTGAACAAAGCTGTGTATGATTCCTTGAAGATAGCAGAGTTTGAAACTTCTTGGGCCGACATGATCAAGTGGCATAAACTAGGGGATAATAAATGGCTTCAAGCACTGTATGAAGACAGGGAGTTGTGGGTTCCAGTTTACTTGAAAGACATATTTTTTGCAGGAATGGTCCCTATCCGAGAAAATGAGAGCTTGATTGCCTTTTTTGAGGGTTATGTACATAAACATACGTCTTTTAAAGAATTTGTCGATAAGTATGATCTGGCTCTACATAGGAAGCACCTCAAAGAAGCCATGGCAGATACAGAGTCGAGAAATTCAAGCTTTGAATTGAAAACAAGATGCAATTTTGAGGTGCAGCTCTCTAAGGTgtatacaaaagaaatttttaagAGGTTCCAGTCCGAGGTCGAAGGCATGTACTCTTGCTTCAACACGAAGCAGGTGAATGTCAATGGACCAATAATAACGTATATAGTTAAAGAACGAGTTGAGGTAGAAGGAAACGAGAGGGAAGTCAGATATTATGAAGTTTTGTACGAGACAACACAGGTGGATATCCGATGCATCTGCAGTTTGTTCAACTATAAAGGTTATCTATGCCGGCATGCATTAAATGTTCTTAATTATAATGGCGTTGAAGAAATCCCGTCTCGCTATATTCTGCCCCGTTGGAGTAAAGACTTCAGGTGCAGGTATCGTTTGGACCATAACTCAAGTAACATTGATGTGTATGATCCAGTGGAGTGGCACAATCATCTGCACAAACTTGCTTTATCGATTGTGGGAGAAGGCGCGCAGTCTCACGAACACTATAAGATTGCATTGCAAGAATTAGAGGGGTTGTTAAACAAGTTTAATGCTGTAGAGAATGACTTTGTATGA
- the LOC122316804 gene encoding 14 kDa proline-rich protein DC2.15-like — translation MVSNKLSAGILVISLLFYFTVSSACGICKPKPTPSPAPMAKCPKDTLKLGVCVDLLGLVNLQLGSPPSSKCCALLGGLADLEAALCLCTAIKANVLGINLNVPVTLSLLASACQKSVPPGFVCE, via the coding sequence ATGGTTTCCAACAAGCTCTCCGCTGGCATTTTAGtcatctctctccttttctaCTTCACAGTCTCTAGTGCATGTGGTATATGCAAGCCCAAGCCCACTCCTTCGCCTGCTCCCATGGCAAAATGCCCCAAGGACACATTGAAGCTTGGAGTTTGCGTCGATCTTCTTGGACTGGTTAACCTTCAGCTTGGATCCCCTCCTTCCAGCAAGTGTTGCGCATTGCTTGGAGGCTTGGCTGACCTTGAAGCTGCACTATGTCTTTGCACTGCCATTAAGGCTAATGTGCTTGGAATTAACTTGAACGTGCCTGTTACACTTAGTTTGCTTGCTAGTGCTTGCCAAAAGTCAGTTCCTCCTGGTTTCGTATGtgaataa
- the LOC122316427 gene encoding uncharacterized mitochondrial protein AtMg00860-like: MEKELEYLSHFISGDGVKVDHRKIEVMVDWPLPKDISTLRGFLGLTSYYRRFVKGYGLIAKPLTAMLKKDSFEWTTEAREAFEELKRAMTKTPVLALPNFERPFKVYTDASGEGIGAVLVQDRRPSAFISKALGPMKKAWSTYT; the protein is encoded by the coding sequence ATGGAGAAGGAGTTGGAGTACTTGAGCCACTTTATCTCAGGAGATGGTGTCAAAGTTGATCACAGAAAGATAGAGGTCATGGTAGATTGGCCTCTACCCAAGGACATCTCGACCTTGAGAGGATTTCTGGGGCTCACGAGTTATTATAGGAGGTTTGTCAAAGGCTATGGGCTCATAGCCAAGCCACTCACAGCAATGCTCAAGAAGGATAGTTTCGAGTGGACAACCGAGGCTAGGGAAGCCTTTGAAGAACTGAAGCGAGCCATGACCAAGACACCTGTGTTGGCACTTCCCAATTTTGAGAGACCGTTTAAAGTTTATACAGATGCAAGCGGCGAAGGCATCGGGGCTGTGTTGGTCCAAGACCGAAGGCCTTCGGCCTTCATTTCCAAGGCACTGGGGCCTATGAAGAAAGCATGGAGTACCTATACCTGA